The following DNA comes from Plasmodium gaboni strain SY75 chromosome Unknown, whole genome shotgun sequence.
TTATCCTTGAgtttatttaattaaaagGGGTAACcacataatattatataataataataatatataaataaatatatatatataaatacatatatatatttgatatacATGTCCTGGATGACaatcattattttattatagcattattttattgttgcattattttattattgcattattttattgttgtattattttattgttgtattattttattgttacattattttattgttgcattatttttttttcaagtcgaatactttttttaataagtATGCAACTGCTCCATCCTTATGTGCCAATGGGAGAACACATTTTGCATGCGCTTTTGCAGAATCTGTTGCATTTGCTACTGCgaatgaatatttaaaatttgATAACATGGCTATATCATTTTCAGCATCACCTACAACTAGGACTTGATcattagatatattataatgttttaataaataatttattcCTGTATATTTATCATGTCCCAACTTGGTAACTTCTGCATGTCCATTATAAGTTGTAAATATGGTAAGTTTGTTTgcaaattttttttttaaatctCCAATAACTTGTTTAGATTCTGAAGGATCTAGAACAATCATAAGTTTATTCATAGttctatattttaatatttcattatgTCTTATTATAATACTTCTATTTTCACTGTAcattttttgtaaaaagtcagcatatttattatcttcaGTTACATAATTAGATTCACCTCTATGAAATATAGTTTGATTCACTAAATTCTTTTCTACAagataatttataaattcaGCATATACATCTGTTTCTATTGTTTCATCCAATAAGGTATATCCTATCTGATCATAAACTATGGTACCATTAATATATACTCCTGGCATCCCataaaaattcattttttttaaattttccTCTCCAAAGGCACTTAATATACCTACCTTGGATCTACCTGTGCATATACTAACCATATAACCTTTTTCTATAGCTTCTTTTATAGCTTCAATATTTACATCAGGTACTTTTATATC
Coding sequences within:
- a CDS encoding putative haloacid dehalogenase-like hydrolase; this encodes MASNNDVHSDVEKALKGANIKLLLIDFDGTLFVDKDIKVPDVNIEAIKEAIEKGYMVSICTGRSKVGILSAFGEENLKKMNFYGMPGVYINGTIVYDQIGYTLLDETIETDVYAEFINYLVEKNLVNQTIFHRGESNYVTEDNKYADFLQKMYSENRSIIIRHNEILKYRTMNKLMIVLDPSESKQVIGDLKKKFANKLTIFTTYNGHAEVTKLGHDKYTGINYLLKHYNISNDQVLVVGDAENDIAMLSNFKYSFAVANATDSAKAHAKCVLPLAHKDGAVAYLLKKVFDLKKK